Proteins from a single region of Verrucomicrobiales bacterium:
- the rbsK gene encoding ribokinase, which translates to MNRIPRICVVGSAMFDQVTRTPTIPRLGETLRGSSYHTGFGGKGANQAVTAARLGADVTLVARLGNDAIGKQTAKHYVAEGIRTEFVSFDDRLPSGVAPIWVEESSGQNCILVVPGANQALQPADVRQAAGAIRAAQVVLCQLEIPWKCSLEAFRIAREQGGTITLLNPAPPEQVPAELLAVTDLLAPNESEATALTGIPVTNLEEAERAARALQSRGPQTVVITLGAQGALALTPGGEILLSSAPAVQAVDTTGAGDCFIGSLAFFLSMGLALGPALQRACHIASRSVLTQGTQTSFPRRSELDPDLFSDGTFG; encoded by the coding sequence ATGAACCGCATCCCCCGCATTTGCGTTGTCGGCAGCGCCATGTTTGATCAGGTGACCAGGACACCCACAATCCCCCGCTTGGGCGAGACATTGCGCGGAAGCTCGTACCATACCGGCTTTGGCGGGAAGGGAGCCAACCAAGCAGTGACCGCTGCACGCCTCGGAGCCGATGTAACCCTCGTGGCCAGGCTGGGCAACGATGCCATCGGCAAGCAGACCGCTAAACACTACGTTGCCGAGGGTATTCGAACCGAGTTTGTGTCCTTCGACGATCGGCTTCCTTCCGGAGTCGCGCCCATCTGGGTGGAAGAATCCAGCGGACAGAACTGTATTCTGGTCGTTCCTGGCGCGAACCAAGCCTTACAGCCGGCCGATGTCCGCCAGGCTGCCGGCGCAATCCGCGCTGCTCAGGTGGTGCTCTGTCAACTCGAGATCCCGTGGAAATGCAGTCTCGAAGCTTTCCGAATAGCCCGCGAGCAAGGAGGAACCATTACCCTGCTTAACCCCGCACCGCCCGAGCAGGTCCCGGCGGAGTTGCTCGCGGTCACGGATTTACTCGCCCCCAACGAGAGCGAAGCGACGGCGCTCACCGGAATCCCCGTCACGAACCTGGAGGAAGCCGAAAGGGCCGCCCGCGCCCTGCAATCGCGCGGCCCGCAAACCGTGGTCATCACCCTCGGAGCACAGGGCGCCCTCGCCCTCACTCCCGGAGGCGAAATCCTACTCAGCTCAGCCCCCGCCGTCCAAGCGGTCGATACCACCGGAGCCGGGGACTGCTTCATTGGCAGCCTCGCGTTCTTCCTCTCGATGGGGCTGGCCCTCGGGCCCGCCCTCCAAAGAGCCTGTCACATCGCAAGCCGCAGTGTACTGACCCAGGGCACTCAAACTTCCTTTCCCAGACGCAGCGAGCTAGACCCCGATCTATTCTCGGACGGGACTTTCGGCTGA